In a single window of the Streptomyces sp. NBC_00094 genome:
- a CDS encoding RimK family alpha-L-glutamate ligase translates to MASFAAELGHQAAVVHSSQLVLGVEGGRLTLADTSGRPVPAPAVAYARLSTPRLSPDREVTLLRHLAAMGTQLINPAEAVLASVNKFWHLQQLTAAGIPVPDTRTHTDAPLEDVLDIGVPQPCVVKAVRGHRGRRVFLAADDKALRGVAGSLDDRHPYLLQRYVAHSHGRDLRVIVVDRMAVAAALRTAGDDRLVSNLAQGGTHTVCTGRYPDAEALAVEAADAIGLGVAGVDLLFEADGSFTVCEVNCNPTWRPDMLGIAEAIANACRSRLEASG, encoded by the coding sequence ATGGCCTCCTTTGCCGCGGAGCTCGGGCACCAGGCCGCGGTTGTCCACAGCAGTCAGCTGGTACTCGGCGTGGAAGGCGGACGGCTCACACTCGCCGACACGAGCGGGCGACCCGTCCCCGCGCCCGCCGTGGCCTACGCCCGCCTGTCGACGCCCCGACTCTCACCCGACAGAGAAGTCACCCTGCTGCGACACCTGGCCGCAATGGGCACGCAGCTGATCAACCCCGCCGAGGCGGTTCTGGCGTCGGTGAACAAGTTCTGGCACCTGCAACAGCTCACTGCCGCAGGCATCCCCGTCCCCGACACCCGCACGCACACCGACGCCCCTTTGGAGGACGTACTCGACATCGGTGTGCCGCAGCCGTGCGTGGTCAAGGCCGTGCGCGGCCACCGTGGCCGACGGGTCTTCCTCGCCGCCGACGACAAGGCGCTGCGAGGTGTGGCCGGCAGTCTGGACGACCGGCACCCCTATCTCCTTCAGCGGTACGTCGCCCACTCCCACGGCCGGGATCTGCGCGTCATCGTGGTCGACCGCATGGCCGTGGCCGCCGCCCTGCGCACAGCCGGCGACGACCGCCTGGTCTCCAACCTGGCGCAGGGTGGGACCCACACCGTCTGCACGGGCCGGTATCCGGACGCAGAGGCACTGGCCGTCGAAGCGGCGGACGCCATCGGCCTCGGCGTCGCCGGCGTCGATCTCCTCTTCGAAGCAGACGGTTCCTTCACCGTGTGCGAGGTGAACTGCAACCCCACCTGGCGGCCCGACATGCTCGGTATCGCCGAAGCCATCGCCAACGCCTGCCGCAGCCGTCTCGAAGCGTCCGGCTGA
- a CDS encoding ABC transporter ATP-binding protein: MLLALRYYGKELVRLKRLTVPAMLLPALGNIGIFYIAPLVVAKLVGRIAGGADGGIGPMLPYVLGFAGVLLLAETLWRVGLHCLNRLDAGGIEHLYVIGMDELFAKDAAFFHDNFAGSLTKRVLSFASRFEEFVDTLTFSVMGKLVPLVFASVVLWTYDPLLVVGLLVMIAVTALCVRPLIRRRQALVAQREEAIARVSGHVADSLMNMDTVRSFAAEHREAAEHRSRVAESRRLSVRSWDYGNLRIDTVVAPMSVLTNVLGLLLALSLGAGEHGVEAVVVAFTYYSNATRIMFEFNQIYRRLESSMTEAAQFTELLLTPPTVRDPAVPEPLLVKGADVRFERVNFAHAGAKPLFEGLDLAVPSGAKVGFVGRSGGGKTTLTRLLLRMTDIDGGRITIGGQDISRLRQAELRSLIAYVPQDPAMFHRTLRENIAFARPDATDAEIRRAAEAAHVTEFVHALPDGFDTMVGERGVKLSGGQRQRVALARAILRDAPILLLDEATSALDSESEVLVQDALWRLMEGRTALVVAHRLSTVATMDQLVVLDRGRIAEQGTHHELLAAEGAYAKLWRHQSGGFLDDDPAGAPA; encoded by the coding sequence GTGCTCCTCGCACTTCGTTACTACGGAAAGGAGTTGGTCCGGCTCAAGCGGCTGACAGTGCCCGCGATGCTGCTTCCGGCGCTGGGCAACATCGGCATCTTCTACATCGCGCCGCTCGTCGTCGCGAAGCTCGTCGGCCGCATCGCGGGGGGCGCCGACGGCGGCATCGGCCCGATGCTGCCCTACGTCCTCGGCTTCGCCGGCGTACTCCTGCTCGCCGAGACGCTCTGGCGCGTCGGACTGCACTGCCTGAACCGCCTCGACGCAGGCGGCATCGAGCACCTGTACGTGATCGGCATGGACGAGCTGTTCGCCAAGGACGCCGCCTTCTTCCACGACAACTTCGCCGGCTCGCTGACCAAGCGGGTCCTGAGCTTCGCCTCCCGCTTCGAGGAGTTCGTCGACACCCTCACCTTCTCGGTCATGGGCAAGCTGGTCCCCCTCGTGTTCGCGTCGGTGGTGCTGTGGACGTATGACCCCCTGCTCGTCGTCGGGCTCCTGGTGATGATCGCGGTGACGGCCCTGTGCGTACGGCCCCTGATCCGACGCCGGCAGGCGCTCGTCGCCCAGCGCGAGGAGGCCATCGCCCGGGTCTCCGGCCACGTCGCCGACTCCCTGATGAACATGGACACCGTCCGGTCCTTCGCCGCCGAACACCGCGAGGCCGCCGAACACCGCTCCCGCGTCGCCGAATCGCGGCGGCTCAGCGTGCGTTCGTGGGACTACGGCAACCTGCGCATCGACACCGTGGTCGCACCGATGTCCGTACTGACCAACGTCCTCGGACTGCTGCTCGCCCTCTCGCTCGGCGCGGGAGAGCACGGCGTCGAGGCGGTCGTCGTCGCCTTCACCTACTACTCCAACGCCACACGGATCATGTTCGAGTTCAACCAGATCTACCGCCGCCTGGAGAGCTCGATGACCGAGGCCGCGCAGTTCACCGAACTGCTGCTGACGCCGCCGACCGTACGGGACCCGGCTGTGCCGGAGCCCCTTCTCGTCAAGGGCGCCGACGTGCGCTTCGAGAGGGTGAACTTCGCCCACGCGGGCGCGAAGCCGCTCTTCGAGGGCCTCGACCTGGCCGTGCCCAGCGGGGCGAAGGTCGGATTCGTCGGCAGGTCCGGCGGCGGCAAGACCACGCTCACCCGGCTGCTGCTGCGGATGACGGACATCGACGGCGGCCGCATCACGATCGGCGGACAGGACATCAGCAGGCTGCGGCAGGCCGAACTGCGCAGCCTGATCGCCTACGTGCCGCAGGACCCGGCGATGTTCCACCGCACCCTGCGGGAGAACATCGCGTTCGCCCGGCCGGACGCCACCGATGCCGAGATCCGCCGTGCGGCCGAGGCGGCGCACGTCACGGAGTTCGTCCATGCGCTTCCCGACGGCTTCGACACGATGGTGGGCGAGCGCGGAGTGAAGCTCTCCGGCGGCCAGCGCCAGCGGGTCGCCCTCGCGCGGGCGATTCTGCGCGACGCGCCGATCCTGCTGCTCGACGAGGCGACCAGCGCGCTGGACTCCGAGAGCGAGGTCCTCGTCCAGGACGCGCTCTGGCGCCTCATGGAAGGGCGGACCGCGCTGGTGGTGGCACACCGGCTGAGCACGGTCGCCACCATGGATCAGCTCGTCGTTCTCGACCGCGGACGGATCGCCGAGCAGGGCACGCATCACGAGCTGCTCGCCGCGGAGGGCGCGTACGCGAAACTGTGGCGGCACCAGTCGGGCGGCTTCCTCGACGACGACCCTGCCGGAGCGCCGGCGTGA
- the lanKC gene encoding class III lanthionine synthetase LanKC — MHDWEIVNAYARYHPRWFESADGYTPTSEHVETFEALAPPDWTLRRSGLWYIAGSPRVSVPEQGWKIHVAVRSQDSLACLERAARCALDASVSFKFLLDAQTLAEVNGKLWPRGSSGKFMTFYPPDDRAFLRLGDALAAELSAFTGPYILSDRRWPDSSCVYYRYGGFSPRTVLQPDGSRQFVILDSHGSYVPDVRRPFWHLPEWLTDPLVQDRPPLGEVTPSLCDGRFHVTSALNFSNRGGVYLADDAVGGGTVVLKEARPHIEVGLNRLDAVELLQKEHRILRDLADSGLYVRAVEIFEEGGHAFLVEEYLPGDHLGRYSIQRNPLYRTGVTAAVLDEYYAGLRGLWLQMARAVQAAHRRGIVLGDLSFGNVIVQDPSTIRVIDLECAVEEGIDPPVGLHTPGMATPGAVRSGISDRDNDIYALGALVFGSVMLANGMSELYPPSRRRFLADLSDDLRLSDRFLGLLDELMEGPAVGHAPDIDQVIAALTDVPVTAPKPVRRSRGATGGTIRSRGPRRPSRDGTRELARETRDAALRYLENTATPERQDRLFPADPTVFETNPLSVAYGAAGVLHAFHHAGVAVPPHLAAWMADRNVTDESYPPGLYLGESGIAWVLHEIGRPDAAADLMRKAGRHPLLSASPNVLLGAAGYGIACLRFWLDGYGDDFLDAAVRVGEGLAATCVRGPQGAHWPDAEGNVPLGYAFGGSGIALFLLYLSRAAGDERAFALGRSALGHDLAHAVRHGEEFEGFPALVPHESEAGRIVPRCYWDSGSAGVLTALIRYLAVRPDDALQPWLAPLVDNVHHKYAVFPQLFHGLSGMGNVLLDVWEFTGDPQYREAAWTVAEGVLLFRIDCPEGAGFPGEQAVRESADLATGTAGVALFLDRLIRSDAAPAGNFNFVVDELIPRPQS, encoded by the coding sequence ATGCACGACTGGGAAATCGTCAACGCCTATGCGCGGTACCACCCCAGGTGGTTCGAGAGCGCAGACGGGTACACACCGACGTCGGAGCACGTCGAGACGTTCGAGGCCCTGGCGCCGCCCGACTGGACGCTCCGTCGCAGCGGCCTGTGGTACATCGCGGGGTCGCCCCGGGTCTCCGTGCCCGAGCAGGGCTGGAAGATCCACGTGGCGGTACGCTCCCAGGACTCCCTCGCCTGTCTGGAACGAGCGGCCCGCTGCGCCCTGGACGCGTCCGTGTCGTTCAAGTTCCTGCTGGACGCGCAGACGTTGGCGGAGGTCAACGGCAAGTTGTGGCCGCGCGGTTCCAGCGGGAAGTTCATGACGTTCTATCCGCCCGACGACCGGGCGTTCCTCCGCCTGGGAGACGCCCTGGCAGCCGAACTGAGCGCATTCACCGGCCCGTACATCCTCTCCGACCGACGGTGGCCGGACTCGTCCTGCGTGTACTACCGGTACGGCGGATTCAGCCCGCGGACGGTGCTGCAGCCGGACGGCAGCCGCCAGTTCGTCATCCTCGACTCCCACGGCTCGTACGTGCCCGACGTCCGCCGCCCGTTCTGGCACCTGCCCGAATGGCTGACCGACCCGCTCGTCCAGGACCGGCCACCGCTCGGAGAAGTGACGCCGTCCCTCTGCGACGGGCGCTTCCATGTGACATCGGCGCTCAACTTCTCCAACCGGGGCGGGGTCTACCTCGCCGACGACGCGGTCGGCGGAGGGACCGTCGTCCTCAAGGAGGCCCGACCCCACATCGAAGTGGGACTCAACCGCCTCGACGCCGTGGAACTGCTCCAGAAGGAGCACCGCATCCTGCGCGACCTCGCCGACTCCGGGTTGTACGTGCGCGCGGTCGAGATCTTCGAAGAGGGCGGGCACGCCTTCCTCGTGGAGGAGTACCTGCCCGGCGACCATCTGGGCCGCTACAGCATCCAGCGGAACCCGCTCTACCGGACGGGCGTCACCGCAGCCGTCCTGGACGAGTACTACGCCGGCCTCCGCGGCCTCTGGCTGCAGATGGCCAGGGCGGTCCAGGCGGCCCACCGCCGCGGCATCGTGCTGGGGGACCTCTCCTTCGGCAACGTCATCGTCCAGGACCCGTCCACGATTCGCGTCATCGACCTCGAATGCGCCGTCGAGGAGGGCATCGACCCGCCCGTCGGCCTCCACACCCCCGGGATGGCGACGCCCGGGGCGGTGCGCTCGGGGATCAGCGACCGCGACAACGACATCTACGCGCTGGGGGCCCTGGTCTTCGGAAGCGTCATGCTGGCGAACGGGATGTCCGAGCTGTACCCGCCGTCACGCCGTCGCTTCCTTGCCGACCTCAGTGACGACCTCAGGCTGTCCGACCGGTTCCTGGGGCTGCTCGACGAGCTCATGGAGGGGCCCGCTGTCGGGCACGCCCCGGACATCGACCAGGTCATCGCCGCCCTGACCGACGTCCCCGTCACCGCACCGAAGCCGGTTCGGCGGAGTCGCGGGGCAACGGGCGGCACCATACGAAGCCGGGGACCGCGCCGACCATCGAGGGACGGCACGCGTGAACTCGCCCGGGAGACCCGGGACGCCGCTCTGCGCTACCTGGAGAACACGGCCACACCGGAGCGCCAGGACAGGCTGTTCCCCGCGGACCCCACCGTGTTCGAGACCAATCCGCTGTCCGTCGCCTACGGTGCCGCCGGCGTCCTGCACGCGTTCCACCACGCCGGCGTCGCGGTTCCGCCCCACCTCGCCGCCTGGATGGCCGACCGGAACGTCACCGACGAGTCGTACCCGCCGGGTCTCTATCTCGGAGAATCCGGCATCGCATGGGTGCTTCACGAGATCGGCCGGCCGGACGCCGCCGCCGACCTCATGCGAAAGGCCGGCCGGCACCCCCTGCTCAGCGCCTCGCCGAACGTGCTCCTCGGGGCGGCGGGTTACGGGATCGCCTGCCTCAGGTTCTGGCTCGACGGGTACGGGGACGATTTCCTCGACGCCGCGGTCCGGGTCGGAGAGGGTCTCGCGGCCACCTGTGTCCGCGGCCCCCAGGGCGCCCACTGGCCGGACGCGGAGGGCAATGTGCCTCTCGGTTACGCCTTCGGCGGCAGCGGAATCGCACTGTTCCTTCTCTACCTGTCCCGGGCGGCGGGGGACGAGCGTGCCTTCGCCCTCGGGCGCTCCGCCCTCGGCCACGATCTGGCCCATGCGGTCCGGCACGGCGAGGAGTTCGAGGGGTTCCCGGCCTTGGTTCCCCACGAGTCGGAGGCGGGCCGGATCGTCCCGAGGTGCTACTGGGACTCCGGTTCGGCAGGCGTCCTCACCGCTCTGATCCGCTACCTCGCCGTCCGGCCCGACGACGCGCTACAGCCGTGGCTGGCGCCCCTCGTCGACAACGTCCATCACAAGTACGCCGTCTTCCCCCAGCTGTTCCACGGTCTGTCGGGCATGGGGAACGTGCTGCTCGACGTGTGGGAGTTCACGGGGGATCCGCAGTACCGCGAAGCCGCCTGGACGGTGGCGGAAGGCGTTCTCCTCTTCCGTATCGACTGCCCGGAGGGAGCCGGGTTTCCCGGAGAGCAGGCGGTCCGGGAAAGCGCCGACCTCGCGACGGGAACGGCAGGGGTCGCGCTCTTCCTCGACCGCTTGATCAGGTCGGACGCCGCCCCTGCCGGAAACTTCAACTTCGTGGTCGACGAACTGATACCGCGCCCTCAGTCGTGA
- a CDS encoding PadR family transcriptional regulator → MALDHAILVSLLEKPGSGYELARRFERSIGYFWTATHQQIYRVLKRMESDGWVDVRDVPQQGRPDKKEYSVAGPGRDALSAWLHEPIEPESVRHDLAVKIRGAAFDDPAALISEVQRHRHAHTERLAHYLAGEARDFGEAAESGPLDAERELQHVVLRGGIAYERMMIAWLDDVLATLGRFHAGP, encoded by the coding sequence ATGGCGCTCGACCACGCGATCCTCGTGTCCCTTCTCGAGAAGCCCGGGTCCGGCTATGAACTGGCCCGGCGCTTCGAGCGGTCCATCGGCTACTTCTGGACCGCCACCCACCAGCAGATCTACCGCGTTCTCAAGCGCATGGAGAGCGACGGCTGGGTGGACGTCCGGGACGTCCCGCAGCAGGGGCGCCCGGACAAGAAGGAGTACTCCGTCGCCGGGCCCGGCCGGGACGCGCTCTCCGCGTGGCTGCACGAACCGATCGAGCCCGAGAGTGTGCGGCACGACCTCGCGGTGAAGATCCGGGGTGCCGCCTTCGACGATCCGGCCGCACTGATCAGCGAGGTCCAGCGGCATCGGCACGCGCACACGGAGCGCCTCGCCCACTACCTCGCGGGCGAGGCGAGGGACTTTGGGGAGGCGGCGGAGAGCGGCCCGCTCGACGCCGAACGGGAGCTCCAGCACGTCGTGCTGCGCGGCGGCATCGCGTACGAGCGGATGATGATCGCCTGGCTCGACGACGTCCTCGCCACCCTCGGCCGGTTCCACGCCGGTCCGTGA
- a CDS encoding acyl-CoA dehydrogenase family protein, translated as MADPLLFNPHTYDPAHFDPETRRLLRATVDWFEARGKRRIIEDYRNRAWLGDFLAFAAEEGLFATFLTPSSSAGEHEGDKRWDTARIAALNEILGFYGLDYWYAWQVTILGLGPVWQSDNAAARDRAAELLSQGEVFAFGLSEKTHGADIYSTDMLLEPDGQGGFRATGSKYYIGNGNAAGLVSVFGRRTDVEGPDAYVFFAADSRHPAYHLVKNVVDSSKYVSEFRLEEYPVAAEDVLHTGRAAFDAALNTVNVGKFNLCTASIGICEHAMYEAVTHAQNRMLYGRPVTAFPHVRRELTDAYVRLVGMKLFSDRAVDYFRTAGPDDRRYLLFNPMTKMKVTTEGEKVIDLMWDVIAAKGFEKDNYFAQAAVEIRGLPKLEGTVHVNLALILKFMRNHLLDPVAYEPVPSRLDAADDTFLFRQGPARGLGSVRFHDWRAAYDAYAHLSNVARFREQADALCEFVLKAAPDEQQSRDLDLLLAVGQLFALVVHGQLVLEQAALTGLDEDVLDELFAVLVRDFSAHAVELHGKDSATEPQQLWALGAVRRPVVDEARSERVWQRVEALSGAYEMTP; from the coding sequence ATGGCCGACCCGCTGCTGTTCAACCCGCACACCTACGACCCGGCTCACTTCGACCCGGAGACCCGCCGGCTCCTGCGTGCGACCGTCGACTGGTTCGAGGCGCGCGGCAAGCGCCGGATCATCGAGGACTACCGGAACCGGGCCTGGCTCGGCGACTTCCTCGCCTTCGCCGCCGAGGAAGGGCTCTTCGCGACCTTCCTGACGCCGTCCTCCTCCGCCGGTGAGCACGAGGGCGACAAGCGCTGGGACACCGCCCGCATCGCCGCCCTCAACGAGATCCTCGGCTTCTACGGGCTCGACTACTGGTACGCCTGGCAGGTCACCATCCTCGGCCTCGGCCCGGTCTGGCAGAGCGACAACGCCGCCGCACGTGACCGCGCCGCCGAACTCCTCTCCCAGGGAGAGGTGTTCGCCTTCGGACTCTCCGAGAAGACGCACGGCGCCGACATCTACTCCACCGACATGCTCCTGGAGCCCGACGGCCAGGGCGGCTTCCGCGCCACCGGCTCCAAGTACTACATCGGCAACGGCAACGCGGCCGGGCTCGTCTCCGTCTTCGGTCGCCGGACCGACGTCGAGGGCCCCGACGCCTACGTCTTCTTCGCCGCCGACAGCCGCCACCCGGCGTACCACCTCGTCAAGAACGTCGTCGACTCCTCGAAGTACGTCAGCGAGTTCCGTCTGGAGGAGTACCCGGTCGCGGCCGAGGACGTCCTGCACACCGGTCGCGCCGCCTTCGACGCCGCCCTCAACACCGTCAACGTCGGCAAGTTCAACCTGTGCACCGCCTCGATCGGCATCTGCGAGCACGCGATGTACGAGGCCGTCACCCACGCGCAGAACCGCATGCTGTACGGCCGGCCGGTCACCGCGTTCCCGCACGTGCGGCGTGAGTTGACCGACGCGTACGTCCGGCTCGTCGGCATGAAGCTGTTCAGCGACCGCGCCGTCGACTACTTCCGCACCGCGGGTCCCGACGACCGCCGCTACCTCCTCTTCAACCCGATGACGAAGATGAAGGTGACGACGGAGGGCGAGAAGGTCATCGACCTGATGTGGGACGTCATCGCCGCCAAGGGCTTCGAGAAGGACAACTACTTCGCCCAGGCGGCCGTGGAGATCCGCGGTCTGCCGAAGCTGGAGGGCACGGTCCACGTCAACCTGGCGCTGATCCTGAAGTTCATGCGCAACCACCTCCTCGACCCGGTCGCGTACGAGCCCGTCCCGAGCCGTCTGGACGCGGCCGACGACACGTTCCTCTTCCGCCAGGGACCGGCCCGCGGCCTCGGCTCGGTCCGCTTCCACGACTGGCGCGCGGCCTACGACGCGTACGCCCACCTGTCCAACGTCGCCCGCTTCCGCGAACAGGCCGACGCCCTCTGCGAGTTCGTGCTCAAGGCCGCTCCCGACGAGCAGCAGAGCCGCGACCTCGACCTTCTTCTCGCCGTCGGGCAGCTGTTCGCGCTCGTCGTCCACGGGCAGCTGGTCCTGGAGCAGGCCGCCCTGACCGGTCTCGACGAGGACGTGCTGGACGAGCTGTTCGCCGTCCTCGTGCGCGACTTCTCCGCGCACGCGGTCGAGCTGCACGGCAAGGACTCGGCGACCGAGCCGCAGCAGCTCTGGGCGCTCGGTGCCGTCCGGCGCCCCGTCGTCGACGAGGCGCGGTCGGAGCGTGTCTGGCAGCGCGTCGAGGCGCTCTCGGGTGCGTACGAGATGACGCCCTGA
- a CDS encoding DUF1349 domain-containing protein, with protein sequence MTLESTLLNARHWAEPPAALELDDDVLTVEAGARTDVFTNPLTGEVRNDAARALLVPPPGDWQFSARLRVDFRAPWDAGAVVVWSAPDVWAKLNFEQSPDGPPTLYSVVTRGLSDDAVGWPLHHGPVWLRISRVDGGFAFHASLDGDSWRLARQFSLDSAPDVRVGIEVQSPVGDGCVVRFDRMTLTPSRLPHLFDGR encoded by the coding sequence ATGACCTTGGAATCCACTCTGTTGAACGCTCGGCACTGGGCAGAGCCTCCGGCCGCCCTCGAACTCGACGACGACGTGCTGACCGTGGAGGCCGGTGCCAGGACGGATGTCTTCACCAACCCGTTGACCGGAGAGGTCAGGAACGACGCGGCACGTGCTCTCCTGGTCCCTCCTCCTGGCGACTGGCAGTTCTCGGCCCGTCTCCGTGTGGACTTCCGAGCGCCGTGGGACGCCGGCGCCGTGGTCGTCTGGTCAGCGCCGGACGTCTGGGCCAAGCTCAACTTCGAGCAGTCGCCTGACGGCCCGCCCACGTTGTACTCGGTAGTCACACGGGGGCTCTCGGACGACGCCGTGGGGTGGCCCCTCCACCACGGTCCGGTCTGGTTGAGGATCAGCCGTGTCGACGGCGGTTTCGCCTTCCACGCCTCGCTCGACGGCGACTCCTGGCGCCTGGCACGCCAGTTCAGTCTGGACAGCGCGCCCGACGTGCGGGTCGGGATCGAAGTCCAGTCCCCGGTCGGAGACGGCTGCGTCGTGAGATTCGACCGCATGACGCTGACGCCGTCGCGGCTGCCCCATCTCTTCGACGGGCGCTGA
- a CDS encoding GYD domain-containing protein, which produces MPLYLSRFSYTPETWARLTVHPEDRAKAAQAYIESVGGKLHGFWYAFGTHDGYNLWEAPDNVSMAAVALAISGGGALSSFETTVLLTVDETLDALRKAEQVQYRAPGA; this is translated from the coding sequence ATGCCGCTCTATCTATCGAGGTTCAGCTACACACCGGAGACTTGGGCGAGGCTGACCGTCCACCCCGAGGACCGCGCAAAGGCCGCTCAGGCGTACATCGAGTCCGTTGGCGGGAAGCTCCACGGCTTCTGGTACGCCTTCGGCACTCACGACGGCTACAACCTGTGGGAGGCCCCCGACAACGTGTCCATGGCCGCGGTCGCGCTGGCGATCAGTGGAGGCGGCGCGCTCAGCTCGTTCGAGACGACGGTTCTCCTGACCGTCGATGAAACCCTGGATGCCCTGCGCAAAGCCGAACAAGTCCAGTACCGGGCGCCGGGCGCGTAG
- a CDS encoding SDR family NAD(P)-dependent oxidoreductase, with protein sequence MAHERVYLVTGGGTGIGAATAQSLARAGHKVAVSGRRPEPLRLVAEETGALPVPSDIGDPAAVASLVETVVGTYGRLDGLVLNAGIGRGGGVGEVTLEDWDEVMRTNLTGPFLLLRAALPHLLDARGAVVAVASVSALRNGVGNAAYATSKAALLQLCRSLAVDYGGAGLRANTVCPSWVRTDMADRRMNRFAEEAGLEGNGLEAAYEEVTRVLPAGRPGEPREVAEAIAWLLSPAASFVNGAVLTVDGGATALDPGTLGFEFRLEPRAPRA encoded by the coding sequence ATGGCACATGAGCGCGTGTACCTGGTGACCGGGGGCGGAACGGGGATCGGGGCGGCGACCGCGCAGTCATTGGCCCGGGCGGGACACAAGGTGGCGGTGTCCGGGCGCCGCCCCGAGCCGCTGCGGCTGGTCGCCGAGGAGACCGGCGCCCTGCCCGTACCGTCGGACATCGGGGACCCCGCCGCGGTGGCCTCGCTGGTCGAGACAGTGGTCGGCACGTACGGGCGGCTCGACGGTCTGGTGCTCAACGCCGGCATCGGGCGCGGTGGCGGCGTGGGCGAGGTGACCCTGGAGGACTGGGACGAGGTCATGCGGACCAACCTCACCGGTCCGTTCCTGCTGCTGCGCGCCGCGCTCCCGCACCTCCTCGACGCCCGCGGCGCGGTGGTCGCCGTGGCCTCGGTGTCCGCCCTGCGCAACGGCGTCGGCAACGCCGCCTACGCCACCTCCAAAGCGGCGCTGCTCCAGCTGTGCCGCTCACTCGCGGTCGACTACGGGGGCGCGGGGTTGCGCGCCAACACCGTGTGCCCGAGCTGGGTGCGCACCGACATGGCGGACCGACGAATGAACCGGTTCGCCGAGGAGGCGGGCCTGGAGGGCAACGGTCTGGAAGCGGCGTACGAGGAGGTGACCCGGGTCCTGCCCGCCGGGCGGCCCGGTGAGCCGCGAGAGGTCGCGGAGGCCATCGCCTGGCTGCTGTCGCCCGCCGCCTCGTTCGTGAACGGTGCGGTGCTCACCGTCGACGGCGGCGCGACCGCACTCGACCCGGGCACCCTCGGCTTCGAGTTCCGGCTGGAGCCACGCGCTCCGCGAGCCTGA
- a CDS encoding SRPBCC family protein: MASTSVSRVVPAPPRKVWDLIGGFDSLPDWLPYIPESTALEGGRVRRLANPDGDVIIERLVDFNEAERHYSYAILEAPFPVNGYVSTLRVHAVPGRDDLAEVQWSGRFTPDNVTDTEAEDLFAGIYRDGLDALHQSLGRASAARSTA, from the coding sequence ATGGCTTCCACGTCCGTCTCCCGCGTCGTGCCCGCCCCGCCCCGGAAGGTCTGGGACCTCATCGGTGGCTTCGACTCCCTCCCGGACTGGCTCCCCTACATCCCCGAGAGCACCGCGCTCGAAGGTGGCCGCGTCCGCCGCCTGGCCAACCCCGACGGCGACGTGATCATCGAGCGCCTCGTGGACTTCAACGAGGCCGAACGTCACTACAGTTACGCCATCCTCGAGGCGCCGTTCCCCGTCAACGGCTACGTGTCCACCCTCCGCGTCCACGCGGTCCCCGGCCGCGACGACCTCGCCGAGGTCCAGTGGTCCGGACGCTTCACCCCGGACAACGTCACCGACACCGAAGCCGAGGACCTGTTCGCGGGCATCTACCGTGACGGCCTCGACGCCCTCCACCAGTCCCTCGGTCGGGCATCGGCCGCGAGATCCACCGCATGA